The genomic segment AGTCTTTAAAAACCTTTTCACTTGAAccctttcatatatatatatatatatatatatatatatatatatatatatatatatatatatattaaataagaaggatgagaaagatttttatttagtcactatgatattatgttaaaaattaagaaCACTTTTTTGATTTATATCATAGTATTTTTTCTGTGTAATATAGTGTCTTTTacaattaagtgtttttgacttgaTCGTgaccttagattttttttatattattgagaTTAAGGGTGTAAAATGCTTCTTATCTTTCTCAATTTCAACACccttcttttttaattattatatatagagTATGAACTCACCTTCTAATTGTTATTAGAGCAAATTCTTGGTAATTCAACCTTAATTAGCAAGgaaattcattaatcatttttaaaaaatgcaaATTCTATTTCGATTATTTGTTTTCTCCTTGATTTTACAAATTGGATACTTCATGGTCTCTAATGCCATAGAATGTAAACTTAGCCCAACCCTACTAAAAGTAGCACATACAATTACTGTCTCAGCATCTGGAAGAGGAAATTTCACCACCATTACAGGTGCTCTTGAATCCATTCCAGTCAACAATGACAAGTGGATAAGAATATTTGTTATGCCAGGAACTTACAAGTAAGTAATTTTctgtactttaaaaaaaattctatctttttactttatcttttttattactTCTCAGTCTCGTAAAATGTTTGGATCGTCACTCCAACATTTAACCTGGTTTTAGTTGGatatatttagtgatatttattttaaaattaaatatcactattttaattttttaatattatattgtgAATTTAGTAATATTTATTAGACCTTTTAGTACCATAATAAAAAATCTTACTTAAGTTTTTCGTGACATAGAATTTAATGATATTATCTCATAAATGCCACTATAAACTATGGTAACagttatattatatatgtcactaaagGCTATATTAtatgtcactaaatcacttttttatagtggaacttaaaataaaaattattaattattacactaaaaatataaatcagcgacatttttttaatgtcactaaatcctatatcgcaaaaagttaattttgttgtagTGTGTTCGTTTCACATAGATTAATTAAAGATGATGTGCATATTATATAAGTTATGTAGTCCTTTCTGCCATTCTTGATATAGTTctgtaatattatattttatcggCTTATGAAGTACCTAGTATTTATTTAAACGTTCTTTCGATATTTATTGTACATTTGATAAATTTCTAGTATATTATGAGTATAAGATGAGTTCATAACGTACATTATTGTTTGAATATATGTAgcgagaaaataaaaataaaggacAAGGAATGCATATTTGTTGAAGGCCAGAGCCGTAGAACAACGACAATAAGCTTTGATTCTTGTAATGATACAGCGGATAGTACTACTTTTGCTGTGTATTCAGACAATTTTTTAGCCAAGAATATTGCTTTTAAGGTATATTTCCTcccaatttttttaactttcatTGGATACATTATTTAGCATTACTTCATGTactaaattaaatcaaataattacatatttagGTTAGACAAATGTATCAATCGGGTTGGATATATTTGAgaagaattaattaattatgcatTTAGGTCTATTTATTTTGGTTCAAACTTGGAgttattttgcataaaaaataatatttaaataattaatatgaatattaaaaaaatattatataaactaaattaaatcatataaatatctaataaatgaaaaatattttttatgataagTTTATAAATGATTTTATATAACTATTTTCAATCATAATTTTAACAGTGAATTTATGATTTGTTAAACACTTGATATACTCAAATTTTAGTCGCTTTTTTTTATGTGCattcttttttcaaattttaatgttacctgttttattattgtagtcatgCTTTTTATTTACTGTACGTTTTGTTTCCAAAAAGCTACCCCTTTTATCATAATTTCTCAATTTGAATTATTACTTaaatagtattttttatttattacccATCTTGTTATCAATCAAGTAATATACACttatttttttgttgcaatAGTAATAACTGGGTGATTTATCTCACTAAAGTTGGCCTCAAGACCTCAACATATTGATACACGCGTacacaatattatattaataatttataaacatTTGCAATCTAACCAATAAATAATtggaaaattatataaaaattgaatGTGTAGGTAATTTCTAGAAAGATTtgtgtaataataatattgttttgtttgttgGTAATAGAACTCTTATAACAGAAAAGCAAGGTCAGACACAGATCAAAAAATAGCACCTGCTGTTGCTTTTGGATCTTTTGGGGATAAACATGCATTTTATGGTTGTGGTTTTGAAGGATATCAAGATACTTTGTGGGATGAAAAAGGTCACCATTATTTTAAATCTTGTTACATTGAAGGAGCTGTTGATTTTATTTGGGGAGCCGGCCAATCTGTATACGAGGTAAATTAATTAACACAGTcttaattttcatattatttataattattttgaaaaatgatGATGCAGGGATGTCTAATAAATGTAACGGGAGAAGGATACATAACTGCACAAGGTAGAAATTCATCAACTGATACAAATGGTTATGTGTTCAATTACTGCACGGTTTTAGGAACTGGCCATGCAGACTTAGGACGACCATACCGTGCTTATTCAAgagttatttttcttaattcaatGTTCACCAAGGTTGTAAACCCTCAAGGATGGTCTATTTGGTGTCAACAAGGCCATGAGTAAGTTTCTTAATTAGTAATATATAacaatttacaaatttatattatttcatcCTTTATCTTCTCGTGCTAACatttcaaaatttatttcaaattaatcccatttgacttttcactaaTTATTAGGTGGATTAAATAAGACCTCTTAGAAATGAGAACAAAAAGGTAATAAgtaaattgttattaatttttcattaaattaattctaataaCTAATAAGGTAAAAaatacaactataaataaaaattggacaAATATGGTGACTTAACCATATTtagaaatgggactaatagGAAAAATAAAACGGAGTAATATACTTCTTTAGGATTATAATAGTTGCTAAAGTTGCTGTTGTTTATCAACTGCTTATTTGACATTATTTCTCaatgtataatgtaaaacataatcaagtgggattttatttgatttgtctttaATATATTAACGTTTTAtattttctatcatatgaaattaaagattttaaaaattaaatttatgcgTTGGATAgtctaaaaaagcaaaaatgtAGCAACTATCACTAATTTacaaataaacttataattgaaaattgaagTAAAATACAAAGTTAAACCtaatataataatggtataatTGCAGGAATGATATTACATTTGCGGAAGTTAATTGCGTAGGTCCAGGGTCAAGTGCTCATCACAAACATGAACGTATTTCATGGATGAAGAAGTTGAAAAGATCTGAGCTTGGACAATATTCTACAAAAGCTTTTATAGATTCAGATGGATGGATTAGTAAACTTCCaatacattaaaaaatttacatataaTATCGGACCTCAAACTCAACACCACTATTTCTGAGTCTCAACTAATCTTGTGTATTATTTTCAAGAAATAACGAGaaatatattttctataatCTTTTGAGTTTCACTTTAGTAAattcaaaaactaataaaacgATCGAGTAAGTAGTGAAAGATTTAAgttcttattaatttttattgtaggATGAAGTCATTAATTAGACGTCCTTACGATTGTTATAGAAATTACAAATGTGATGAatagaaattattttaaaaaatgataaaaataagccaaaattataaaaaaaactacacaATCTATacctttttgtaaaaaactacctcatgtaaaaaattttgcaaaaaactaccttatataatacaattgtttacAAAACACTACCTTACAACGATTTTTAGCGTTTGACCGTTAAGTTTAACCCTTGACCctcacgtgatagtcacgtgaTTCTTTAATCAGCCAGAAAACGGGCCTTAACCCCAGTAAACCCAACTGACCCGCGTTCCCTTCCTCTTCCCTTCCCTTTCCCTCTTCCCTTTTCCTTGCTTAAAACAGTAAAAGCCTTCCATGGCTGCCACCAAAAGCAACATATATGCACTAAGACCACCGGAAAAAGACCCAAGACGGTCCCTAACAATGCACCAACCACCCAAACTATACCAGCTACCGTGGCTTGAGCCACCGAGCCGCCAAAGTGGGCGTTTTTGCTCAAGTTTTTCGCAACATTAAAATGAAATTCGACTATCAAATGTTCAAATTATAATTGCAAAATAAGGGCATAACatataaatatcataaaattatagtttagaaattattaattatgaaattttttcacAAAGTTCATAAATTCAATCAAATTGGGGAAAAATCTAGGGTTTGAAAAACGAAAATGAAATTGCATTTTTGGGTTTAAATTAGTCAATCAAACAACAATCTAATTGTTGGGTAATCcaattcaaacaataaaaacatattttggAAAAAGAATTATACCAAAATCACACTTTTTAATCTTGATGTTGAATTTGGTAAAACACCAAATGACGTGAAGAAAGAATTGTGTTTCGAATTTCTCttcttttatataattttttatattttgtttttaatggcATTCAAATTTATACGAAAATGAGATTGGGTTAGTTTGATTAGAGGAACCTTCAAATGCAAATGGAAATGTCAATTTTGAAGCAAGAAGCAAAACTTGCAGCCATGGAAGCTTCATCAAATGAAGAAGGTGGTCTCTTATAAGGGTCACGTGACGGTCGAAGGCCAAAATGAACGGTCAAAGAATCGTATTATATAtggtagttttttacaaaatttatacaTAAGGTAACTTTTTACAAAAATGGGTATAGATTaggtattttttataatttcctctaaaaataaatgttattgttatcatttatTTGGTATGAAAACTGAAAAGAATGACACATTTTAATCCCTTTATTATTCCCCTTGTTATTTCTTGTATGATATGGAttgaaaagttttttttgttttcattatttaaCAATCTTCCTATAATCTTTCTATGGTAACCACTCAACCTTCCACAATTCTTAccatattaaaattttcaactgATTTTTTTGGTAAGTTGCTCCCCAATTCTTGctatttaatttcattattgattgatgattttttttcccTAAATCATGATATTTTGTGAGAATATATCAAATGTTGACTCTaattttggtattttttataaaaaatctgttatttagttttcatgtTTTTGGCAAACCtttgaattataatttatatatagtaaTGTAATGCAATTGCTATAATACATGTATTTCTAATTGGACTATATATCATGCTAAATTCTTGGTATGTGAttgataactttttttttccttttatggataatgtatttttattattatatatgtaattCTCTAAATATCATTTATGTAATTCTCTTGCCATAcatgtaaaattattatatattttttttaagggaagattagatattttttttattgcacTATTAGAAACTGTATAATGATAACATTTTAAATAGGATGGAGGGAGtacaaatacaaattaatttttaattgattaaaatcCATTCCCTTTCCattcaattttataaaatatgctATTGCTATATATATGTGTGAAAATATTCATCTAAAGAAGTCCTAATTccaaatttgtattatattgatTTACTTTCCATCAAACTAATGTAAATTGTTAAACACGTTTCCTAAAATGAAAAACATTTTCTTTGAGACATaccatttttataaaataaaccaatttaaatttaaattaaaatatctaataaaaataaaaagagaatatatttattctaaaaaattaaagattatTCAGCACACTAAAATGGCTACTTATTTATACTCCTTAATAATCCTAATGATTTCAAGAGCTTAACTAATTAACCATAAATTCTTAATTATTATACCAAACCACTTATTCattcaataataattcaaaaccttttccttttctcaaaacatttgattttaagttccacacaaaaaaaaaaataaaattattcaattatAATGAAAGTTGTTTCGACTCTCTATTATTTGTTCAtaatatttcaattattttcatGGAAATCAAATGCTAAGCAGTGCAATAAGAACACAAAGTTTGCACCAAATCAAGTTGTTTATACAATCACTGTTTCTCAATCAAGAAATGGAGATTTCAACAAAATTCAGCAAGCCATTGATTCCATCCCTTCTGGCAATGATCGATGGATAAGAATTTATGTTAATCCCGGAAGATATTGGTatgttttttataataatccCTTTGATTATGCACATATGACTCGAGGTGAGAGAGCTTTTAGAGTCATATAGTGCAAATTTAAAGAAACAACCCAAAATTTTATGTGATATGGTCTTACCGTGAGATGTTTCACATGTGCTGAATAGgtcaaattattataattattagcaCTTGAGCTCTTTGTTTTATAATCGTCTCACTGAAATATGATCTCTTACAAGAGTACCTCAAAGTAcagaaattaatattattattaggccGATTTAATGtatcattttatattaaaaataaattaatggaGTAAGTCatcataaaattattatttaaactaATTTGATAAATCTGTTGTCCATTCGAATTTGATATTtggtaaatatcaaattaaaagttttttttattataagataTGAAATTCAGAAAGACGAAATGAAAATTAAGATGGGATGATATGATATAAGAATATATAAGAATTTATCTATAAGTTGTAACAAAAGTTTGAATAAAGTATATACGTTATGGTACATTAAGATATCGAATTTGGGTTGTCATACAGGGAGAAAGTAACAATACCTTACGACAAGGAATGCATAGTGCTGGAAGGGCATAGCCCTATCGACACAGCTATTTTGTATAATGGAAATCATGAATTTGATCGTACTAGCTCCACTTTTATTTCTTCGGCTGATAATTTTGTAGCTAAAAAAATTAGCTTCAAAGTaagttttcttatttttaaatttatatagacagattataaataatagtaattcgtctttttttttatgggttttgttgtgtacaaatatacaatatatatatattcctaaTCTAtagaattttgattttctattttagacCGTCCCATTAAAATTGTCTTTTTCTAAGTTTGTATACACAAATTTAACATTGTGTTTAGTCTTTTAttcacatattttttttctatttaaccATAAAACATAGGAGTAgttattattcaatttttttattttcacctaTATGTATTTGGGGATATTTTTGAAGAGAGGAAGTAAAtattttatcataaatattagattttcaattttaatatgtATGTTTAAAAAGACCTATAATTTTTTACCTTATATGCATAATATACACATTATGTTCCATGATTCCAATGACTACTGAAGTTATTTCTTGTTGTTAATGGCAGAATGTTTATAACAATGATGAAAATGGTAAAATACGACGCAATAAGAGCATAAAACCAGCTGTGGCTGCAAGTGTATATGGAGATAAATCAGCCTTCTATAATTGTATATTTATAGGCTATCAAGACACATTATGGGATGTTTCTGGTCGTCATTATTTCAAATCATGTCTAATTAAAGGAGCAGTTGACTTTATTTGGGGAAATGGTCAGTCTTACTTTGAGGTAATTACAACAACACCGCTATAATTTaggtataaaaaattttatcatGCTTGTCATACTCATACATACAGTTATGGACTGTTTGGTGATCGATATCAAATGATAGAGTATgagattaatttatatatttgtagtgtaaatttttatgagaTGTATCGTGTTATTCTCGTGATAATGAAAGTTTggttttatataaattttttgttcacaattttttattactagtacatttttaaattattgcattgaaatgaatttgtGAACAAAATGAGATtgtaaaaaagaataaatataaccgttaaacttgtcaagagatgaaattttaaatggtaatgcaatgaaattaatttttggtAGGATTGTCGTATAAATGTGTGTGGAGATGGATTTATAACAGCACAAGGACGGACATCAGCAGAAGACACAAGTGGATTTGTGTTCAATGGAGGTTTTGTTTATGGAAGTGGTCAAGCTTTCTTAGGAAGAGCTTACAAGCCTTATTCAAGGGTCATTTATCAAAACACACATTTTTCTCATGTTGTTCATCCTTTAGGTTGGGATAATTGGAATGTTGCACTTGAGTAAGTTTCCTACCTAATCTTCTTATATTACGTGTCTGACACATCTTATTTCATGTCAATAAAAATCTGACcactttgaaaatttttttgaacATTATACAATAAAAGATAATTGTCTACTATTTACTATCCTTGGTTTTAAATAGCTATACTTTTTTGTTAGAGAGAAGTGTAGCTATTAAAAAACGGTTTGActaatataatgaaaaaaatatgatgTGGTGATCTATCTTAATTTAGGCATCTAAATCCATAATTGTTACTATATGTTACTCCTGTATGATAATCTTAATTTTGTATTGAATTTGAGTTCCCTAACTATAAAATTATGATTATTTGTTTGTTGTACTATTTTTTACTCGCCCTATAAAACCTAGtaataaagaaaatatcaaaaaattaaaccaTTAAACCCTTCTAACTTTATAGCCATAGTCCACTTTTCACATGGAAGTAGACAATCATCCTGTTTTAGGGAAGGATCATTGATATTGATCATGTAATATTTGAATGATATTATTATCAActtcaattcaattaattacTAATCTTGAGATAttatactttgtattatatttttattaaacttaattattttctatttgaTGTGAAATATTATAGGAACCAAATCACATATGCAGAAGTAAATTGCAAGGGAGTAGGTGCAAAAAAGGATGGCCGTGTTCCATGGGAAAAG from the Amaranthus tricolor cultivar Red isolate AtriRed21 chromosome 12, ASM2621246v1, whole genome shotgun sequence genome contains:
- the LOC130797107 gene encoding probable pectinesterase 55 yields the protein MKVVSTLYYLFIIFQLFSWKSNAKQCNKNTKFAPNQVVYTITVSQSRNGDFNKIQQAIDSIPSGNDRWIRIYVNPGRYWEKVTIPYDKECIVLEGHSPIDTAILYNGNHEFDRTSSTFISSADNFVAKKISFKNVYNNDENGKIRRNKSIKPAVAASVYGDKSAFYNCIFIGYQDTLWDVSGRHYFKSCLIKGAVDFIWGNGQSYFEDCRINVCGDGFITAQGRTSAEDTSGFVFNGGFVYGSGQAFLGRAYKPYSRVIYQNTHFSHVVHPLGWDNWNVALENQITYAEVNCKGVGAKKDGRVPWEKTLDESQLSKYTRQSFVDQEGWINQQP
- the LOC130797106 gene encoding probable pectinesterase 29 is translated as MVSNAIECKLSPTLLKVAHTITVSASGRGNFTTITGALESIPVNNDKWIRIFVMPGTYNEKIKIKDKECIFVEGQSRRTTTISFDSCNDTADSTTFAVYSDNFLAKNIAFKNSYNRKARSDTDQKIAPAVAFGSFGDKHAFYGCGFEGYQDTLWDEKGHHYFKSCYIEGAVDFIWGAGQSVYEGCLINVTGEGYITAQGRNSSTDTNGYVFNYCTVLGTGHADLGRPYRAYSRVIFLNSMFTKVVNPQGWSIWCQQGHENDITFAEVNCVGPGSSAHHKHERISWMKKLKRSELGQYSTKAFIDSDGWISKLPIH